The Mauremys reevesii isolate NIE-2019 linkage group 1, ASM1616193v1, whole genome shotgun sequence genome has a segment encoding these proteins:
- the PAXBP1 gene encoding PAX3- and PAX7-binding protein 1, translating into MLRGGGAGAGPRRAAVGRVSGLRGAGPGGMFRKARRVNVRKRNDSEEEDEERERDEEPQEPLGADGPGEAPMAQAAPLLPLPTGCVPLAVPALTTGYGAGSGLGPGFGPGLAALLPPPPPPPPQQGNGLPGAGLPGAGRAKERERKRLRENKEAAAAAPRASLLSFQDEVEEAEEVFKVKKSSYSKKIVKLLKKEYKEDLEKSKVKPEVNSPADAEQAIERTGQVKDANQEDGTANSEQGEEEMEVESEKEEEKPKTGGAFSSALSSLNVLRPGEIPDAAFIHAARKKRQMARELGDFTPIDNEPGKGRLVREDENDASDDEDDDEKRRIVFSVKEKSQRQKIAEEIGIEGSDDEALVTGEQDEELSRWEQEQIRKGINIPQVQASQPTEVNNLYYHNSYQTMSYGSSYGIPYTYAAYGSSETKSQKTDNTLPFKTPSNEMTPVTIDLVKKQLKDRLDSMKELNKANQQQHEKHQQSREDSTKAIERLEGSSGGIGERYKFLQEMRGYVQDLLECFSEKVPLINELESAMHQLYKQRASRLVQRRQDDIKDESSEFSSHSSKALMAPNLDSFGRDRALYQEHVKRRTAEREARRTRRRQAREQTGKMADHFEGLSSDDEETSTDITNFNMERDRILKESSKVFEDVLESFYSIDCIKSQFEAWRSKYFSSYKDAYIGLCLPKLFNPLIRLQLLTWTPLEGKCQDFESMLWFESLLFYGCEEQEQEKDDADISLLPTIVERVVLPKLTVLAESIWDPFSTTQTSRMVAVTQKLVNGYPSVVNAENKNTQTLLKALLLRMRRTLDDDVFMPLYPKNILENKNSGPYLFFQRQFWSSVKLLGNFLQWYGILSNKTLQELSIDGLLNRYILMAFQNSEYGDDSIKKAQSVIACFPKQWFTNLKGDKTISQLENLCRYLVHLADTIYRNSIGCSDVEKRNAREHIKQTVKLLASIRALDHAVTVANEHNVKELKVLIEGK; encoded by the exons ATGCTCCGGGGAGGGGGAGCCGGGGCTGGGCCGCGGCGCGCTGCTGTGGGGCGAGTGTCTGGGCTGCGCGGTGCCGGGCCCGGCGGGATGTTCCGCAAGGCGCGGCGGGTGAACGTGCGGAAGCGGAACGActcggaggaggaggacgaggagcgAGAGCGGGACGAGGAGCCGCAGGAGCCGCTGGGGGCGGACGGGCCCGGCGAAGCCCCCATGGCCCAGGCGGCCCCGCTCCTGCCGCTTCCCACCGGCTGCGTCCCGCTCGCCGTCCCCGCCCTGACTACGGGCTACGGGGCGGGGAGCGGCCTAGGCCCGGGCTTCGGCCCCGGCCTGGCCGCGCTgctgcccccgccgcccccgcCGCCGCCACAGCAGGGGAACGGGCTGCCGGGGGCCGGGCTGCCGGGGGCCGGGCGGGCCAAGGAGCGGGAGCGGAAGCGGCTGCGGGAGAACAaagaggcggcggcggcggcgccgcGGGCCAGTCTGCTCAGCTTCCAGGACGAGGTGGAGG AAGCTGAAGAagtttttaaagtgaaaaaatCAAGTTACAGCAAAAAGATAGTAAAACTACTGAAGAAAGAATACAAAGAAGATCTTGAAAAATCAAAGGTTAAACCAGAAGTCAATTCTCCAGCAGATG CTGAACAGGCCATAGAGAGAACAGGACAGGTTAAGGATGCAAACCAAGAAGATGGGACTGCAAACAGTGAACAAGGTGAAGAAGAGATGGAAGTTGAAAGtgagaaggaggaagaaaagcCTAAAACTGGGGGAGCATTTTCAAGTGCTTTATCATCTCTGAATGTTCTCCGTCCAG GAGAAATCCCAGATGCTGCTTTTATTCATGCTGCTAGAAAAAAGCGTCAAATGGCTCGGGAACTTGGGGACTTTACGCCTATTGACAATGAGCCGGGCAAAGGACGCCTTGTTCGAGAAGATGAAAATGATGCCAGTGATGACGAAGATGATGATGAGAAGAGAAGAATAGTATTCTCAGtgaaggaaaaatcccaaaggcAAAAGATTGCGGAGGAAATAG GTATTGAGGGAAGTGATGACGAAGCTCTCGTAACTGGGGAACAGGATGAAGAACTCAGtcgatgggaacaggaacagataCGAAAAGGAATTAACATACCTCAG GTTCAAGCAAGTCAGCCTACTGAAGTGAATAATCTGTACTACCACAACTCTTACCAGACAATGTCTTATGGTTCATCATATGGCATTCCTTACACTTATGCTGCTTATGGATCATCAGAGACCAAGTCTCAAAAAACAGATAATACACTTCCTTTCAAAACTCCCAGTAATGAGATGACTCCTGTTACTATTGATTTGGTAAAGAAACAGCTTAAAGACAG GTTGGACTCAATGAAAGAATTGAACAAAGCCAATCAGCAGCAACATGAGAAACATCAACAAAGCCGAGAGGACTCTACCAAGGCAATTGAACGATTAGAAGGGTCTTCTGGGGGTATTGGTGAACGGTATAAATTTTTGCAAGAAATGCGAGGGTATGTCCAAGACTTGCTTGAGTGTTTCAGTGAAAAG GTGCCCCTGATTAATGAACTCGAGTCAGCAATGCATCAGCTGTACAAACAGCGAGCTTCCCGCCTTGTCCAAAGACGACAAGATGATATTAAAGATGAATCTTCGGAGTTTTCAAGCCATTCAA GTAAAGCATTGATGGCACCAAATCTTGATTCTTTTGGACGAGACAGAGCACTCTATCAAGAGCACGTAAAACGGCGGACTGCGGAAAGGGAGGCTAGAAG AACCCGTCGTAGGCAAGCAAGAGAACAAACTGGGAAGATGGCAGATCACTTTGAAGGCCTTTCTAGCGATGATGAAGAAACTTCAACAGATATTACTAATTTCAACATGGAACGAG ATCGCATTTTGAAGGAGTCCAGCAAAGTTTTTGAAGATGTACTAGAAAGTTTCTACTCAATTGACTGCATTAAATCACAGTTTGAAGCCTGGCGTTCCAAGTATTTCTCTTCTTACAAGGACGCTTATATTGGCCTCTGTTTACCAAAGCTGTTTAATCCTTTAATAAGACTTCAGCTCCTTACCTGGACTCCTTTGGAG GGCAAGTGTCAAGATTTTGAGAGTATGTTGTGGTTTGAATCGTTGCTATTTTATGGCTGTGAAGAACAAGAGCAAGAGAAGGATGATGCTGATATTTCGTTATTACCTACCATTGTGGAAAGAGTTGTTCTCCCTAAACTAACAG TACTTGCTGAAAGTATATGGGACCCTTTTTCTACAACACAGACATCTAGGATGGTAGCGGTTACACAGAAACTAGTAAATGGATACCCTTCAGTGGTAAACgcagaaaacaaaaacacacag ACACTTTTGAAGGCCCTGTTACTTAGAATGAGAAGAACGCTAGATGACGATGTATTCATGCCATTGTACCCTAAAAA CATCTTAGAAAACAAGAACTCTGGTCCTTATTTGTTTTTCCAACGCCAGTTTTGGTCCTCAGTGAAG TTGCTAGGAAACTTTCTCCAGTGGTATGGAATCCTTTCAAACAAAACTCTACAGGAGTTATCGATAGATGGCCTGCTAAATAGATATATCCTTATGGCTTTTCAGAATTCTGAGTATGGAGATGACAGCATTAAAAAAGCTCAAAGT GTAATTGCTTGCTTTCCGAAACAGTGGTTCACTAACCTAAAAGGGGACAAGACTATTTCCCAGTTAGAAAATTTGTGTAGATACCTTGTTCATCTGGCTGATACAATTTACAGAAACAGTATTGGATGCTCTGATGTGGAGAAAAGAAATGCAAG GGAACACATAAAACAGACAGTAAAGCTTCTAGCAAGTATTCGAGCGCTGGACCATGCTGTGACAGTTGCAAATGAACATAATGTGAAAGAGTTAAAGGTTTTAATTGAAGGGAAATAA